The following coding sequences are from one Nonlabens arenilitoris window:
- a CDS encoding ABC-F family ATP-binding cassette domain-containing protein, producing the protein MITVENIAVEFSGTTLFSDVSFVINPTDKIALMGKNGAGKSTMMKIIAGKQKPTRGHVRTPGETVIAYLPQHLLTEDDCTVFEETAKAFKHVTSMKKEMDELNEALTTRTDYESAEYMAIIERVTDLGEKFYALEEVNYDAEVEKALKGLGFKQEDFTRQTSEFSGGWRMRIELAKILLQKPDLILLDEPTNHIDIESVIWLEDFLVNKADAVMVISHDKAFIDNITNRTIEVTMGQIHDYKATYSHYLVLRADRRSHQIKAYQEQQKFIADTKAFIERFKGTYSKTNQVNSREKMLEKLQLIEIDEVDTSALKLRFPPSPRSGDYPVTVKDVSKSYGDHVVFKDANMSIARGEKVSFVGRNGEGKSTMIKAILNEIEVEGNCQLGHNVKVGYFAQNQAALLDNDLTIWQTVDEVAEGDVRTQLKNILGRFMFSGDDLEKKVGVLSGGEKTRLAMVKLLLEPVNLLILDEPTNHLDIRSKDVLKEALSTYDGTLILVSHDRDFLQGLSEKVFEFKDQRVIEHFETIDAFLERNRIKNIADINLMG; encoded by the coding sequence ATGATTACAGTAGAAAATATAGCCGTAGAATTTAGTGGAACAACACTTTTTAGTGACGTTTCATTTGTGATAAACCCAACAGATAAAATTGCATTAATGGGTAAAAATGGAGCAGGGAAATCTACTATGATGAAGATCATCGCTGGTAAACAAAAACCGACGCGAGGACATGTGCGCACTCCAGGTGAAACGGTTATAGCTTACTTACCACAGCATTTACTTACTGAAGACGATTGTACTGTTTTTGAAGAAACAGCAAAAGCTTTTAAACACGTCACATCTATGAAAAAGGAAATGGATGAGCTTAATGAGGCTTTAACGACACGTACAGATTATGAAAGTGCAGAGTATATGGCAATCATTGAACGTGTAACAGATTTAGGAGAAAAATTCTATGCGCTTGAAGAAGTAAATTATGATGCCGAAGTAGAGAAGGCTCTCAAAGGTCTAGGTTTTAAACAAGAAGATTTTACAAGACAAACTAGCGAGTTTAGTGGTGGATGGCGCATGCGTATTGAGCTCGCAAAAATTCTATTACAAAAACCAGATTTAATATTACTCGATGAGCCTACAAATCATATAGATATAGAATCTGTAATTTGGTTAGAAGATTTTCTTGTGAATAAAGCAGATGCTGTAATGGTTATCTCTCACGATAAAGCATTTATAGATAATATTACTAATCGAACTATTGAAGTAACCATGGGACAAATCCATGATTATAAAGCGACTTATTCTCATTACCTTGTGCTAAGAGCAGATCGTCGATCTCATCAAATTAAAGCTTATCAAGAACAACAGAAGTTTATCGCTGATACTAAGGCTTTTATAGAACGTTTTAAAGGGACCTATTCTAAAACTAATCAGGTTAATTCTAGAGAGAAGATGCTTGAAAAATTACAGCTTATTGAGATTGACGAGGTAGATACGTCTGCATTAAAACTACGTTTTCCTCCATCACCACGATCTGGTGATTATCCGGTAACGGTTAAAGACGTATCAAAATCTTATGGAGATCACGTGGTTTTTAAAGATGCCAATATGTCTATCGCTCGAGGCGAAAAAGTCTCTTTTGTAGGTCGTAATGGAGAAGGAAAGTCGACGATGATTAAAGCAATCCTTAACGAGATAGAAGTGGAAGGAAACTGTCAACTAGGTCACAATGTTAAAGTTGGATATTTTGCTCAAAATCAAGCCGCATTGTTAGATAATGATTTAACGATATGGCAAACAGTTGATGAAGTAGCCGAAGGTGATGTACGCACACAGCTCAAAAATATTTTAGGTAGATTTATGTTTAGTGGTGATGACTTAGAGAAAAAGGTAGGTGTATTGTCTGGTGGAGAAAAAACCAGGCTAGCTATGGTAAAGTTATTACTTGAACCTGTCAATTTGTTAATTCTTGATGAGCCTACTAACCATTTAGATATCAGGTCTAAAGATGTTTTAAAAGAAGCTCTATCAACTTATGACGGTACGTTAATACTAGTATCCCACGATAGAGATTTCTTACAAGGCTTATCAGAAAAAGTATTTGAGTTTAAAGATCAACGTGTGATAGAACACTTTGAAACCATTGATGCGTTCTTAGAAAGAAATAGAATTAAAAATATCGCTGATATCAATTTGATGGGATAA
- the rsmD gene encoding 16S rRNA (guanine(966)-N(2))-methyltransferase RsmD, with product MRIISGIHKGRRIQAPKNLPVRPTTDMSKEALFNILRHRKHIPGIKVLELFAGSGNMSYEFGSRGAASILAVDQHKPCLDFIKKTAATLNLPIDTNKADVFSFLEKHKGSYDLIFADPPYGLEEEQFHSIATLVMENELLVPGGIFIMEHSKHTDLSDHQWLESSRRYGGTVFSFFENPDEEE from the coding sequence ATGCGTATAATCTCAGGAATACATAAAGGAAGACGAATTCAAGCTCCTAAGAATTTACCAGTAAGACCTACTACAGATATGTCTAAAGAAGCCCTATTCAACATATTAAGGCATCGTAAGCATATTCCAGGTATCAAGGTATTAGAACTTTTTGCAGGTAGCGGTAATATGAGTTATGAATTTGGTAGTCGTGGTGCGGCCAGTATTCTAGCTGTTGATCAACATAAACCATGTTTAGATTTTATTAAAAAAACAGCTGCTACATTGAATTTACCTATAGATACTAATAAAGCAGATGTGTTTAGTTTTTTAGAAAAGCATAAAGGTAGTTACGACTTAATCTTTGCTGATCCTCCATATGGACTAGAAGAAGAGCAATTTCACTCTATAGCAACTTTAGTTATGGAAAACGAACTCTTAGTACCTGGCGGAATTTTTATCATGGAACATTCAAAACATACTGACCTATCCGACCATCAGTGGCTAGAAAGTTCACGTAGATATGGTGGTACCGTATTTAGTTTCTTTGAAAATCCTGATGAGGAAGAGTAA
- a CDS encoding DUF3822 family protein gives MPQAQNNMSTTHKKMSVLIHQDGLSFFIYSSMGVERHILKTFKHESNPIEILQEIENIYEIEKDLNFKFKEVTLIYNHSIFTGVPASLYNENNQSDYLKYNVRLLDTDVISTDDAIEALDYRSIYIAYSNINNYFFDKYGDFNYYHYSTLALQKHYSVNDSLKTEIIIDVKESQFYITIFEKGSLLLHNSYPHQAAEDILYYTLFTAQHNHLDPEHMDLKIISSTKNDAVYNLLYTYVRNVSYVVDSNTYIENILCV, from the coding sequence ATGCCACAAGCCCAAAATAATATGTCCACAACGCATAAAAAAATGTCCGTCTTGATTCATCAAGATGGACTTTCTTTTTTTATCTACTCTTCAATGGGTGTGGAACGTCACATTCTTAAAACATTTAAGCATGAGTCTAATCCCATTGAAATATTACAAGAAATTGAAAACATATATGAGATTGAAAAGGATTTAAACTTTAAGTTTAAAGAAGTTACTTTAATTTACAATCATTCCATTTTCACAGGTGTACCTGCTAGTCTCTATAATGAAAATAATCAATCTGATTATTTAAAATACAATGTTAGGCTATTAGATACAGACGTTATCAGTACTGATGATGCGATTGAGGCATTAGATTACAGATCTATTTACATCGCCTATAGTAATATTAATAATTACTTTTTTGATAAGTATGGTGATTTTAATTATTACCACTACTCTACTCTAGCTTTACAAAAACATTATTCTGTAAATGATTCTTTAAAGACTGAAATAATTATCGATGTCAAAGAGTCTCAATTTTATATTACCATTTTTGAAAAAGGATCTTTACTATTACACAATAGTTATCCACATCAAGCTGCTGAAGATATTTTATATTATACCTTATTTACAGCACAACATAATCATTTAGATCCAGAACATATGGATTTAAAAATTATATCATCTACAAAAAATGATGCAGTTTACAATTTACTTTATACTTATGTGCGTAATGTAAGCTATGTCGTTGACTCTAATACTTATATAGAAAATATCTTATGCGTATAA
- a CDS encoding ATP-dependent DNA helicase: protein MTAAEYYKTIRTDFPFIPTNEQDRALEELSSFIIDKDKDRLFLLKGYAGTGKTTIISAIVKNIWKAKMSCVLLAPTGRAAKVISSYSNKTASTIHREIYYPKAQGKGGNVEFTLKQNKHRNSIFIVDESSMIPDVASENKMFGGNGSLLDDLIEYVYSGVGCILLLIGDTAQLPPVKLDVSPALEPTLLEQRYLKDVTCIELDEVKRQEKDSGILLNATRIRNHIEELNNDFKFDVDPFIDINRLIDGHEIMEAIQTAYDTQGHEETAIIVRSNKRANLYNQQIRSRILFRESELASGDYLMVVKNNYHWLKPSSAAGFIANGDIIEILEIYNFKNIYGFRFAEVKVRMVDYPDEKPFETVLLLDTLESESPSLTYDDSNKLYQEVRMDYLKLPKWKQYKEIKENPFFNALQVKFSYAITCHKSQGGQWENVIVEQPYLPDGPSKDYLRWLYTAVTRAKTNLYLIGFNKDYFIES, encoded by the coding sequence ATGACTGCAGCAGAATATTACAAAACAATACGTACAGATTTTCCTTTTATCCCTACTAATGAGCAAGATAGAGCACTAGAAGAGCTATCTTCTTTTATCATTGATAAAGATAAAGACAGACTTTTTTTACTCAAAGGATATGCAGGTACAGGTAAAACGACCATAATTAGTGCCATTGTAAAAAATATATGGAAGGCAAAAATGAGTTGTGTTCTTCTTGCGCCTACCGGTCGGGCTGCAAAAGTAATAAGTAGTTATAGCAATAAAACAGCTAGTACGATACATCGCGAAATTTATTACCCAAAGGCACAAGGTAAAGGTGGGAATGTTGAATTTACTTTAAAACAAAACAAGCACCGCAACTCTATATTCATAGTAGATGAATCCTCGATGATTCCAGATGTAGCTAGTGAGAACAAAATGTTTGGTGGTAATGGATCTTTATTAGATGATTTAATAGAGTATGTGTATTCTGGAGTAGGTTGCATTCTATTATTAATAGGAGATACTGCTCAATTACCACCTGTTAAACTAGATGTTTCACCTGCTTTAGAACCTACATTGCTAGAACAGCGCTATTTAAAAGATGTGACTTGCATTGAGCTGGACGAAGTTAAACGACAAGAAAAGGATTCTGGTATACTATTAAACGCAACACGGATTAGAAATCATATAGAAGAATTAAATAACGACTTTAAATTTGATGTAGACCCATTTATTGATATTAATCGATTAATCGATGGTCACGAGATTATGGAAGCTATTCAAACGGCATATGATACTCAAGGACATGAGGAGACTGCAATTATCGTAAGATCTAATAAAAGAGCAAACTTATATAATCAACAAATTAGATCAAGAATACTTTTTCGCGAAAGCGAACTCGCATCTGGTGACTATCTTATGGTGGTAAAAAACAATTACCACTGGTTAAAGCCCAGTAGTGCTGCTGGTTTTATAGCAAATGGAGATATTATAGAAATTTTAGAGATTTATAATTTTAAAAATATTTATGGCTTCAGATTTGCAGAAGTAAAGGTGCGTATGGTAGATTATCCAGATGAAAAACCTTTTGAAACAGTGCTATTGCTTGATACACTCGAGTCAGAATCTCCATCATTAACTTATGATGATTCAAATAAACTATATCAAGAAGTGAGAATGGATTATCTCAAGTTACCTAAATGGAAGCAGTATAAAGAAATTAAGGAAAACCCGTTTTTTAATGCTTTACAAGTTAAGTTCTCCTATGCAATTACCTGCCATAAATCACAAGGTGGACAATGGGAAAACGTGATTGTGGAGCAACCATATTTACCAGATGGCCCATCAAAGGATTATTTGCGCTGGTTATATACCGCTGTAACGCGTGCCAAAACAAATTTGTATCTTATAGGCTTTAATAAAGATTATTTTATAGAATCATAA
- a CDS encoding DUF4126 domain-containing protein has protein sequence MEWITSNFEIFVSICLGIGLSASAGFRVFVPLLFLSIAAYMGMVPLNPDWAWAGSLSAVLILGVAAIVELIAYYIPYVDNLLDTITVPLAAIAGTAVMVSVVGDLDPVYTWTLAIIAGGGTAASVASTAGAARLTSTATTGGIGNPVISTAEAGFSGILSFLSLIAPIFAAIIVVLIFIAIRKLYKKLFKKKSLPRKPTT, from the coding sequence ATGGAATGGATTACATCAAATTTTGAAATTTTTGTCAGTATATGTCTGGGAATAGGACTTTCTGCTAGTGCTGGATTTAGAGTCTTTGTACCGCTTTTATTTTTAAGTATAGCGGCTTATATGGGTATGGTACCGCTTAATCCAGATTGGGCTTGGGCAGGTAGTTTAAGCGCCGTACTCATATTAGGTGTTGCTGCTATTGTTGAACTTATTGCTTATTATATACCATATGTAGATAATTTATTAGATACGATTACCGTACCTCTAGCTGCAATAGCTGGTACAGCCGTCATGGTAAGTGTGGTAGGTGATTTAGATCCAGTATATACATGGACGCTTGCTATTATCGCCGGTGGTGGAACTGCTGCTAGTGTCGCAAGTACCGCTGGTGCTGCTCGATTAACTAGTACAGCAACTACAGGTGGAATAGGGAATCCTGTAATCAGCACTGCCGAGGCTGGTTTTAGTGGTATTCTTAGTTTTCTTTCTTTAATTGCACCTATTTTTGCTGCTATAATTGTCGTGTTGATTTTTATTGCAATTAGAAAACTGTACAAGAAGTTATTTAAGAAAAAATCGCTTCCGCGAAAACCGACTACTTAA
- the kdsB gene encoding 3-deoxy-manno-octulosonate cytidylyltransferase has translation MSLKVIAVIPARYEASRFPAKLMQDLCGKSVIVRTYEAALATNLFDQVIVATDSPIIFNEIKDHGGVAVMSNKEHDCGSDRIAEAVENIEADIIINVQGDEPFTNQADLKKLLEVFENDQNEIIALASLMHELKEEKDILNPNNVKVITDLSGNAIYFSRSPIPFNRATDVQVPVYKHIGIYAFRKAALIDFYNSSATPLELKEKIECIRYLEHGKKISMVITDHASIGIDTPADLDAAREMWKNNS, from the coding sequence ATGAGTTTAAAAGTTATCGCTGTTATACCAGCAAGATATGAAGCAAGTAGATTTCCAGCAAAATTAATGCAGGACCTATGTGGTAAGTCAGTAATAGTGAGAACCTATGAAGCTGCGCTGGCTACAAATCTTTTTGATCAGGTGATAGTGGCAACAGATAGCCCTATTATTTTTAATGAGATTAAAGATCATGGCGGTGTTGCAGTGATGAGCAACAAAGAACATGATTGCGGTAGTGACCGTATTGCAGAAGCTGTAGAAAATATAGAAGCAGATATTATTATAAATGTACAAGGCGATGAGCCTTTTACTAATCAAGCAGACTTAAAAAAGCTATTAGAGGTATTTGAGAACGATCAAAACGAGATTATAGCGCTAGCATCTTTAATGCATGAGTTAAAAGAAGAGAAGGATATTTTAAATCCTAATAATGTTAAGGTTATCACTGATTTATCCGGTAACGCTATCTATTTTTCTCGCAGTCCTATACCATTTAATAGAGCAACTGATGTACAGGTGCCAGTATATAAACATATAGGGATTTATGCATTTAGAAAAGCTGCATTAATTGATTTTTACAATTCTAGTGCAACACCATTAGAGCTTAAAGAGAAAATAGAGTGTATAAGATATCTAGAGCATGGAAAAAAAATAAGCATGGTCATAACCGACCATGCTAGCATAGGTATAGATACTCCAGCAGATCTAGATGCTGCTAGAGAGATGTGGAAGAATAATAGCTAG
- a CDS encoding N-acetyltransferase, whose translation METSTTIEITDNAFLRQYECTKNGNLAKIEYSQQERKIFLTKFIIPESLEDDADFKNDFLRAVFINIRDEKKIKVVPTHPKIAGFVRRNRNEFKEMLPVGISI comes from the coding sequence ATGGAAACATCTACTACTATTGAGATTACTGACAATGCTTTTCTACGTCAGTATGAATGTACCAAGAATGGAAATTTAGCAAAAATTGAATATTCTCAACAAGAAAGAAAAATTTTCTTAACCAAATTTATAATTCCAGAATCTCTTGAAGATGATGCAGATTTTAAAAATGATTTTTTGAGAGCTGTTTTTATTAATATAAGAGATGAAAAGAAAATTAAGGTGGTGCCTACTCATCCAAAAATTGCAGGATTTGTACGTCGCAATCGTAATGAATTTAAAGAAATGCTACCGGTAGGAATTAGTATTTAA
- a CDS encoding alpha/beta hydrolase, translated as MIPVYFMPGMAASQLIFENIKLPPDQFTMHFMHWNIPEKNESLQNYVTRLLEQIQHKNPVVIGVSFGGIVVQEIAKQIKVHKTIIISSAKTNQEFPRRMHFSKATRLHKVVPTRLFENMETLIKYSFGIAPKKLELYKKYLSVNDRRYLNWALDTIINWNQQELPENVVHIHGDKDPIFPIKYITNAIIVPDGTHIMIINRFRWFNDKLPQIILQ; from the coding sequence ATGATACCCGTTTATTTTATGCCAGGTATGGCAGCGTCTCAATTGATATTTGAGAATATTAAACTACCACCGGATCAATTTACAATGCATTTCATGCACTGGAACATACCAGAAAAGAACGAGTCTTTACAAAATTATGTCACACGTTTACTTGAACAAATCCAGCACAAAAATCCTGTAGTAATAGGTGTATCATTTGGTGGAATCGTTGTTCAAGAAATTGCAAAACAAATTAAGGTGCACAAAACGATCATTATTTCTAGTGCAAAGACAAATCAAGAATTTCCTAGACGTATGCACTTTAGTAAAGCTACTAGATTGCATAAAGTAGTTCCTACTCGCTTATTTGAGAATATGGAGACTTTGATTAAGTACAGTTTTGGAATCGCGCCCAAAAAACTTGAGTTGTATAAAAAATACTTATCTGTAAACGATCGACGTTATTTAAATTGGGCATTAGACACAATAATAAATTGGAATCAACAAGAATTGCCTGAAAATGTAGTCCATATTCATGGAGATAAAGACCCTATTTTTCCAATTAAATATATAACAAATGCCATTATAGTACCTGATGGCACACATATTATGATTATTAACAGATTCCGCTGGTTTAATGATAAATTACCTCAAATCATTTTACAATAA
- a CDS encoding lytic transglycosylase domain-containing protein produces the protein MKKILLGAGIVVVLLLAVSAVQQNSGLQELTPMETTELKDPSRVGDYSVYALDLPKSLDFAGEPVPLHNPDIKERADREFLVNTYWQSNGIMLVKKSKKYFPIIEAILAEEGIPDDFKYLAVIESGLDNVKSPAGASGFWQIMTATGKELDLEVNSNVDERYHLEKATRAACKYLKDSKERMGTWTLAAAAYNAGNAGINRELERQQATSYYDLLLGQETGRYVFRILALKEILKNPESFGFNIEPEHYYYQVPTKKILVDYEIDDLAAFAKANSINYKILKIHNPWLRENKLNNKSGKLYEIEIPENGYYD, from the coding sequence ATGAAAAAGATATTATTAGGAGCAGGAATTGTAGTCGTTTTATTGCTCGCAGTAAGTGCTGTGCAACAAAACTCGGGTCTTCAAGAATTAACACCTATGGAGACTACAGAGTTGAAAGATCCTTCTCGTGTAGGTGATTATAGCGTTTATGCGCTTGACCTTCCTAAAAGCTTAGATTTTGCAGGTGAACCAGTACCACTTCATAATCCAGACATTAAAGAACGAGCAGATCGTGAATTTTTAGTCAACACCTATTGGCAATCTAATGGGATAATGCTAGTTAAAAAATCTAAAAAATATTTTCCAATCATTGAAGCCATTCTTGCAGAAGAAGGAATCCCTGATGATTTTAAATACCTAGCGGTAATAGAAAGTGGTTTAGATAATGTAAAATCACCAGCAGGCGCAAGCGGTTTCTGGCAAATTATGACAGCCACAGGTAAGGAGCTCGATCTAGAAGTTAATAGTAATGTAGATGAACGTTATCATCTAGAAAAAGCCACGAGAGCTGCTTGTAAATATCTTAAGGATAGTAAAGAAAGAATGGGCACATGGACACTTGCGGCTGCAGCTTATAATGCAGGAAATGCAGGGATCAATCGCGAGCTAGAGAGACAACAGGCAACTTCTTATTATGACTTATTATTAGGTCAAGAGACAGGTAGATACGTATTTAGAATTTTAGCTTTAAAAGAAATTCTTAAAAACCCAGAAAGTTTCGGTTTTAATATAGAGCCAGAACATTACTATTATCAAGTACCTACTAAAAAAATATTAGTAGATTATGAAATTGATGATTTAGCCGCTTTCGCGAAAGCGAATTCCATCAACTATAAAATTTTAAAAATTCATAATCCATGGCTGAGAGAAAATAAATTGAATAACAAATCTGGAAAATTATACGAAATTGAAATTCCAGAAAATGGTTACTACGACTAG
- the cls gene encoding cardiolipin synthase gives MLEWVLSNWFLSLLIINYVVALSAAFFLIRSNQNPRKTVSSLLFLVALPFLGLGIYYFFGLEYRKSKIFKRKDLNANELIQNWNKRLHISNDDLDKYEETFLIDRLKMVKLLRHNQAAPLTLRNNLEVLINGRSKFDRVFEDIKKAQNHIHLEYFILCDDHIGTDVINALIKAAQRGIEVKIIYDSVGSSISNATKKRMTTAGIEYEAFMPVLFSKFTRKANYRDHRKIFIIDGSIGYIGGVNISDDYVNEPINHNDQYWRDTHLRIEGHAVKSLQAQWLLNWYFVKRQDENYEIPSSYFPEIDCPENKAVQIAASGPDTDWANIMEALFIAINTAEKSIYITTPYFIPNEAILTSLKSAARSGVEIHIMVPKKGDSWAARYASRSYFQDLLESGIYVHWYHRGMLHAKTMVVDDMFCTIGTSNMDYRSFDINFEINALIYDEEISKELNVQFQKDLKYCEEVLLDLWIKRDKVNKFKESFCRLWAPLL, from the coding sequence ATGTTAGAATGGGTTCTTAGCAATTGGTTTTTAAGCCTGCTTATTATCAATTATGTGGTTGCATTAAGTGCAGCATTCTTTTTGATACGTAGTAATCAGAACCCACGTAAAACCGTATCTTCTCTTCTTTTTTTGGTCGCTTTACCTTTCTTGGGATTAGGCATTTATTATTTTTTTGGTCTTGAGTATCGCAAGTCTAAAATCTTTAAACGTAAAGACCTTAATGCAAATGAATTAATCCAAAACTGGAACAAACGGTTACATATATCAAACGATGATCTAGATAAGTATGAAGAGACTTTTCTAATAGATCGTCTTAAAATGGTAAAATTATTAAGACACAACCAGGCAGCGCCGTTAACCTTGCGCAATAATTTAGAAGTTTTAATAAACGGGAGATCAAAATTTGATCGTGTTTTTGAAGACATTAAAAAAGCACAAAATCATATCCATCTAGAGTATTTTATACTTTGTGACGATCACATAGGAACTGATGTTATCAATGCGTTGATAAAAGCCGCACAGCGCGGTATTGAAGTTAAGATAATTTATGATTCTGTAGGAAGTTCCATTTCTAATGCTACTAAAAAAAGAATGACAACTGCTGGTATCGAGTACGAGGCATTTATGCCTGTACTATTTTCAAAATTTACACGCAAGGCAAACTATAGGGATCACCGTAAAATCTTCATTATAGATGGTAGCATAGGTTATATAGGTGGTGTTAATATTAGTGATGACTATGTGAATGAACCTATTAACCATAATGATCAATACTGGCGTGATACACACTTACGTATAGAAGGACATGCGGTTAAAAGTCTTCAAGCGCAATGGTTGTTGAATTGGTACTTTGTGAAACGACAAGATGAAAACTATGAAATTCCATCGAGTTATTTTCCTGAGATTGATTGCCCTGAAAATAAAGCCGTTCAAATAGCTGCTAGCGGTCCAGATACGGACTGGGCAAACATTATGGAGGCCTTATTTATTGCAATTAATACAGCAGAAAAAAGTATCTATATCACTACACCATATTTTATCCCAAATGAAGCTATTTTAACTAGCTTAAAAAGTGCTGCACGCAGTGGTGTAGAAATACACATTATGGTCCCCAAAAAAGGAGATAGCTGGGCTGCACGATATGCGTCTAGATCATACTTTCAAGATTTGTTAGAAAGTGGCATATATGTGCACTGGTATCATAGAGGTATGTTACATGCAAAGACAATGGTAGTAGATGATATGTTTTGTACCATAGGTACTTCAAATATGGATTACCGCAGTTTTGACATAAATTTTGAGATTAACGCATTGATTTATGATGAAGAAATTTCAAAAGAATTAAACGTTCAGTTCCAGAAAGATTTAAAATACTGTGAGGAAGTATTATTAGATCTATGGATAAAAAGAGATAAAGTAAATAAGTTTAAAGAGTCTTTTTGTAGATTGTGGGCTCCTTTATTATAA
- a CDS encoding sulfite exporter TauE/SafE family protein, which yields MTLEIILLLLLLGLLAGFLSGSVGVGGGVIMVPLAIWFLGYSQHQAQGLSLAVLAVPVTFLAAYTYHKNGHELDWRYALVIAVAFVFGGYFGTKLAISINQQLLKKIFGVILIIVALKMIFFSSAKA from the coding sequence ATGACATTAGAAATTATTTTACTCTTATTGCTATTAGGGTTATTAGCAGGATTCTTAAGCGGTAGTGTAGGAGTAGGTGGTGGCGTTATTATGGTACCACTAGCAATATGGTTTTTAGGTTATAGTCAACATCAAGCTCAAGGATTGAGTCTTGCTGTACTAGCAGTTCCGGTCACTTTTCTTGCAGCATATACTTATCACAAAAATGGTCATGAACTAGACTGGCGATATGCGTTAGTGATCGCTGTAGCTTTTGTATTCGGTGGTTATTTTGGAACCAAACTAGCCATAAGTATAAATCAACAATTATTAAAAAAGATTTTTGGAGTCATTTTGATAATTGTTGCTTTAAAAATGATTTTCTTCTCGAGCGCCAAAGCGTAA
- a CDS encoding DUF2911 domain-containing protein: MKYTLLAFMSLFVATTLTAQIEAPQPSPSAMVKQTVGLTEVTLEYSRPAMRDRDIFGDLVPFDKMWRTGANANSTVSFSDDVMVAGKELKAGTYAVFTKPSKKEWEVYFYTDHSNWGTPREWDESKVAAMVKVPVSTLKNTQESFTMAINEINMEGAHLQIMWANTMVAVPFSVPTKAKTEASIDKVMAGPSANDYYSAASFYLDADKDLKKAQEWITKATELSPKAFWMFRKKSLIEAKLGNTSAAIASAKQSLALATAAGNADYVKMNKDSLKEWGVKM; the protein is encoded by the coding sequence ATGAAATACACATTACTAGCATTTATGTCCTTATTTGTAGCTACAACTCTTACAGCGCAAATAGAAGCTCCACAACCTAGTCCTAGTGCTATGGTTAAACAAACTGTAGGACTTACAGAAGTAACACTGGAATACTCCAGGCCAGCTATGAGAGATAGAGATATCTTTGGCGATTTAGTACCATTTGATAAGATGTGGAGAACTGGCGCAAATGCTAACTCTACGGTTTCTTTCTCTGATGACGTCATGGTTGCTGGTAAAGAATTAAAAGCTGGTACTTATGCAGTATTTACTAAGCCAAGTAAAAAAGAATGGGAAGTCTATTTCTATACAGATCATTCAAACTGGGGAACACCTAGAGAATGGGATGAGTCTAAAGTTGCTGCAATGGTAAAAGTACCTGTAAGCACATTAAAAAATACACAAGAGAGCTTTACCATGGCTATTAATGAAATAAATATGGAAGGTGCTCATTTACAAATCATGTGGGCTAACACGATGGTTGCAGTGCCTTTCTCTGTTCCTACCAAAGCAAAAACAGAAGCCAGCATTGATAAAGTAATGGCAGGTCCTAGCGCAAATGATTACTATTCTGCAGCATCTTTTTATCTTGATGCAGATAAAGATCTAAAAAAAGCACAAGAATGGATTACTAAGGCAACAGAGCTGAGTCCTAAAGCCTTTTGGATGTTCCGTAAAAAATCTCTTATAGAAGCAAAGTTAGGCAATACGAGTGCAGCTATTGCATCTGCAAAGCAGTCTCTAGCATTAGCTACTGCTGCAGGTAATGCTGACTATGTAAAAATGAATAAAGATAGCCTTAAAGAATGGGGCGTTAAGATGTAA